A region from the Nostoc sp. HK-01 genome encodes:
- a CDS encoding ribosomal protein L25-like protein: MAVTVESQKRPEGSKPNALRRSGLIPANLYGHNGTESISLVIDAKVVERLLKKAAVNKTEIELSIPDLEWTGKTVLKEVQVHPAKGTPYHLSFYAGNNQG, translated from the coding sequence ATGGCTGTGACAGTTGAATCTCAAAAGCGCCCAGAAGGCAGTAAACCAAATGCTTTACGTCGTTCTGGTTTAATCCCCGCCAATTTGTACGGACATAACGGTACAGAGTCTATTTCTTTGGTAATTGATGCCAAAGTTGTTGAACGCCTGCTGAAAAAAGCTGCGGTTAACAAGACAGAAATTGAACTCAGCATTCCCGATCTTGAGTGGACTGGTAAAACAGTTTTAAAAGAAGTTCAAGTTCATCCAGCCAAGGGTACACCTTACCACTTGAGTTTTTATGCTGGTAATAATCAAGGTTAG
- a CDS encoding adenylosuccinate synthetase: MANVIVIGAQWGDEGKGKITDLLSRSADVVVRYQGGVNAGHTIVAQNQTFKLHLIPSGILYPDTECIIGCGTVIDPQVLIAELDQLEKLNISTAKLLISETAHVTMPYHRLIDKASEERRGTHKIGTTGRGIGPTYADKSERTGIRVLDLMDSEGLRDQLEWTINYKNVLLEKLYNLPPLDPKQVIEEYLGYADRLRPYVIDTSLKIYDAILRRRNILFEGAQGTLLDLDHGTYPYVTSSNPVAGGACVGTGLGPTMIDRVIGVSKAYTTRVGEGPFPTELDGDLGEHLCDRGAEFGTTTGRKRRCGWFDAVIGRYAVRINGMDCMAITKLDVLDELEEIQVCIAYDIDGERCEHFPTSSRQFARCRPIYKTMPGWQKSTSDCRTLEDLPQQALDYLKFLAELMEVPIAIVSLGASRDQTIIVEDPIHGPKRALLHADGTPASLLSA; encoded by the coding sequence TTGGCTAACGTCATTGTCATAGGTGCTCAGTGGGGCGACGAAGGGAAAGGCAAAATCACTGACTTACTCAGCCGCTCCGCAGATGTAGTGGTACGTTACCAAGGGGGTGTCAATGCTGGGCATACGATCGTAGCCCAGAATCAAACTTTTAAACTCCACCTGATTCCCTCTGGTATTTTGTATCCAGATACCGAGTGCATCATTGGCTGTGGGACAGTCATTGATCCACAGGTTTTGATTGCAGAACTCGACCAACTAGAAAAACTTAATATTTCCACTGCCAAACTGTTGATCTCTGAGACAGCCCACGTCACGATGCCCTACCATCGGTTGATTGACAAAGCATCAGAAGAACGGCGGGGAACTCATAAGATCGGCACTACAGGTCGAGGAATTGGTCCAACTTATGCTGATAAATCAGAGCGTACAGGCATCAGAGTTTTAGATTTGATGGACTCAGAAGGTCTGCGCGACCAGTTAGAGTGGACAATCAATTATAAAAATGTCCTTTTAGAAAAACTTTACAACCTGCCGCCCCTAGACCCCAAGCAAGTAATTGAAGAGTATTTGGGGTATGCTGATCGATTGCGTCCGTATGTAATTGATACATCGTTGAAAATATACGATGCCATTCTCCGGCGACGCAACATTTTATTTGAAGGAGCGCAAGGCACACTCCTAGACTTAGATCATGGGACTTATCCTTATGTTACCTCGTCTAACCCCGTAGCGGGTGGAGCTTGCGTCGGTACAGGGTTAGGGCCGACAATGATAGATCGGGTAATTGGAGTATCCAAAGCCTACACAACCCGTGTGGGAGAAGGGCCTTTTCCCACAGAGTTAGACGGAGATTTGGGAGAACATCTGTGCGATCGCGGTGCGGAATTCGGCACAACCACCGGACGTAAACGGCGCTGCGGTTGGTTTGATGCAGTAATTGGTCGCTATGCTGTCCGCATTAACGGTATGGATTGTATGGCAATTACTAAACTTGATGTTCTCGACGAATTAGAAGAAATTCAAGTTTGTATTGCCTATGACATAGATGGTGAACGTTGCGAACACTTCCCCACCAGTTCCCGTCAGTTTGCCCGTTGTCGCCCCATCTACAAAACCATGCCAGGATGGCAGAAGTCTACAAGTGACTGCCGCACCCTAGAAGACTTGCCACAGCAAGCACTAGACTACCTCAAATTCTTAGCAGAATTGATGGAAGTGCCGATCGCGATCGTCTCTTTAGGCGCAAGCCGCGACCAAACCATAATTGTAGAAGACCCCATTCACGGCCCCAAACGTGCATTACTGCACGCAGACGGCACACCCGCCTCCTTGCTGAGTGCATAG
- a CDS encoding putative cyclase: protein MQINYSRVIHLSHIIDRNIPLWPGDPPVEFTTVADIADDGYYLRRFALGEHSATHINAPNSFDPAGAGIDEYAADSLVLSAVVIDICEVAVDNPDYALSITDILAWEEKYGVIKSGSLVLLYTGWQHKWTDRNAFFNQDAQGITHFPGFSSDTTQFLLDKRQIAGVGIDTHGVDPGQDHNFTTNRLVLAQQGIILENLTNLDKLPPQGTTLAIAILRLRGGSGSPVGVLAFLP, encoded by the coding sequence ATGCAAATTAATTATTCCCGCGTTATACATTTAAGCCATATTATTGATAGAAATATTCCTTTATGGCCGGGCGACCCACCAGTAGAATTTACCACTGTTGCGGATATTGCCGACGATGGTTACTATCTGCGGCGTTTTGCTTTGGGTGAACATAGTGCTACCCATATCAACGCCCCCAATAGTTTTGATCCTGCTGGCGCGGGAATTGATGAATATGCGGCGGACTCACTAGTATTATCGGCGGTAGTGATAGATATCTGCGAAGTTGCAGTTGATAATCCTGATTACGCTTTGAGTATCACTGATATTCTGGCTTGGGAGGAAAAATATGGTGTTATTAAAAGCGGTAGTTTAGTGCTACTTTACACTGGCTGGCAGCATAAGTGGACAGATAGAAACGCATTCTTTAACCAAGATGCTCAAGGAATTACGCACTTTCCAGGGTTTAGTAGTGATACTACGCAGTTTTTGTTGGATAAACGACAAATTGCAGGTGTAGGAATTGATACTCACGGTGTTGACCCCGGACAAGACCACAATTTTACGACTAACCGTTTAGTGTTGGCACAACAAGGCATTATTTTGGAGAATTTGACGAATTTAGATAAATTACCACCTCAAGGTACTACATTAGCGATCGCAATTCTCAGATTACGTGGTGGTTCTGGTTCTCCTGTGGGTGTGTTGGCTTTTCTGCCTTAA